From Eretmochelys imbricata isolate rEreImb1 chromosome 17, rEreImb1.hap1, whole genome shotgun sequence, a single genomic window includes:
- the LOC144276714 gene encoding uroplakin-3b-like isoform X1, which translates to MKQLAHSRRAGLWPQGNSTQHAKERKLRQSSSSRSSPVQETVPYTPQITAKSLEGKLTATTFTLDQPICIFDQYVNGTDDIWLVVAFTNATSHFKNPTSKIQIPPYQKLSTALHYMTLKNSIAFYPCAENRAASVLRVGSDTSCKDDRSLEYCNGPLPHPGPYRVKFLILDTNGSKAETRWSQQIMLKQGRKARSIDTWPGRRSGTMVVITSILSSFIGILVILFLCTVAYECFKLWRREEPAVPEEPRVGSFRERQYDTHHIPPSQAPAQPHSDVPRPHSPAASP; encoded by the exons atgaagcAACTTGCCCACAGCCGCAGAGCAGGACTGTGGCCACAGGGGAATAGCACCCAGCACGCTAAAGAacggaaactgaggcagagttcGTCCAGCCGCAGCAGCCCCGTGCAAG AGACTGTCCCCTACACGCCCCAGATCACTGCCAAGTCGCTGGAAGGGAAGCTCACCGCTACCACCTTCACGCTGGACCAGCCCATCTGCATCTTCGACCAGTACGTGAACGGCACCGATGACATCTGGCTCGTCGTTGCCTTCACTAACG CCACATCCCATTTCAAAAATCCAACCTCCAAGATCCAAATCCCTCCCTACCAGAAGCTATCGACTGCTCTCCATTACATGACGCTGAAGAATTCCATTGCCTTCTACCCGTGTGCTGAAAACAGGGCTGCTAGCGTGCTCCGGGTTGGCAGTGACACCTCCTGCAAAGATGACCGCAGCCTGGAGTACTGCAacggacccctgcctcatcctgGGCCTTACAG AGTGAAATTCCTCATCCTGGATACCAATGGGTCCAAGGCAGAGACAAGATGGTCCCAACAAATTATGCTGAAGCAAG GTCGCAAGGCGCGCTCCATCGACACCTGGCCTGGGAGGCGCAGCGGTACCATGGTCGTCATCACGTCCATCCTCTCCAGCTTCATCGGCATCCTGGTGATCTTGTTCCTCTGCACGGTCGCCTACGAGTG CTTTAAGCTTTGGCGTCGAGAGGAGCCCGCGGTCCCGGAGGAGCCACGCGTCGGGTCCTTCAGAGAGAGGCAGTATGATACCCACCACATCCCCCCGTcgcaggctccagcccagccccacagcgACGTGCCCCGGCCTCACTCGCCGGCCGCCTCCCCATAG
- the LOC144276714 gene encoding uroplakin-3b-like isoform X2, giving the protein MRSPPTAMAAFPSTEHPEPTRGCKRRLEFKTVPYTPQITAKSLEGKLTATTFTLDQPICIFDQYVNGTDDIWLVVAFTNATSHFKNPTSKIQIPPYQKLSTALHYMTLKNSIAFYPCAENRAASVLRVGSDTSCKDDRSLEYCNGPLPHPGPYRVKFLILDTNGSKAETRWSQQIMLKQGRKARSIDTWPGRRSGTMVVITSILSSFIGILVILFLCTVAYECFKLWRREEPAVPEEPRVGSFRERQYDTHHIPPSQAPAQPHSDVPRPHSPAASP; this is encoded by the exons ATGCGATCTCCTCCTACAGCCATGGCAGCCTTTCCGAGCACTGAGCACCCAGAGCCCACCCGAGGGTGCAAGCGGCGGCTTGAATTCA AGACTGTCCCCTACACGCCCCAGATCACTGCCAAGTCGCTGGAAGGGAAGCTCACCGCTACCACCTTCACGCTGGACCAGCCCATCTGCATCTTCGACCAGTACGTGAACGGCACCGATGACATCTGGCTCGTCGTTGCCTTCACTAACG CCACATCCCATTTCAAAAATCCAACCTCCAAGATCCAAATCCCTCCCTACCAGAAGCTATCGACTGCTCTCCATTACATGACGCTGAAGAATTCCATTGCCTTCTACCCGTGTGCTGAAAACAGGGCTGCTAGCGTGCTCCGGGTTGGCAGTGACACCTCCTGCAAAGATGACCGCAGCCTGGAGTACTGCAacggacccctgcctcatcctgGGCCTTACAG AGTGAAATTCCTCATCCTGGATACCAATGGGTCCAAGGCAGAGACAAGATGGTCCCAACAAATTATGCTGAAGCAAG GTCGCAAGGCGCGCTCCATCGACACCTGGCCTGGGAGGCGCAGCGGTACCATGGTCGTCATCACGTCCATCCTCTCCAGCTTCATCGGCATCCTGGTGATCTTGTTCCTCTGCACGGTCGCCTACGAGTG CTTTAAGCTTTGGCGTCGAGAGGAGCCCGCGGTCCCGGAGGAGCCACGCGTCGGGTCCTTCAGAGAGAGGCAGTATGATACCCACCACATCCCCCCGTcgcaggctccagcccagccccacagcgACGTGCCCCGGCCTCACTCGCCGGCCGCCTCCCCATAG